In one Scomber japonicus isolate fScoJap1 chromosome 6, fScoJap1.pri, whole genome shotgun sequence genomic region, the following are encoded:
- the kcnj1a.1 gene encoding ATP-sensitive inward rectifier potassium channel 1a.1, with amino-acid sequence MCGSLKKRIQNYLKDRQYQRTRLVTKDGRCNIEYGNIMYSKHFAFLADFWTTFVEIRWRFVLFFFIASFTLSWFIFGLLWYWIARSNGDLKWQNPPAEHIPCVDNVVGLTTAFLYSLETQTTIGYGGRALTPVCPGAVALLIIQSLLGAIINCFMCGVILSKISLPKKRAKTITFSDMAVISPKNGSLCLSIRVANLRKTLMIGSQIYGKLLRTTNTPDGETIIMDQVNIDFMVDAGKDNLFFVCPLTLYHMIDKSSPFFEMAVDTLHKQEFELVVFLDGTAESTSSACQVRTSFIPHEIMWGYNFLPIISRSKEGKYRVDFSNFSKVVPVATAHCAYCFHNIRGHHHHSRDGHDNQGFDVIDIDQPNVTKM; translated from the coding sequence ATGTGTGGATCCCTGAAAAAACGTATCCAGAATTATCTGAAGGACCGACAATATCAGAGGACCAGATTAGTAACCAAAGATGGTCGCTGCAACATTGAATATGGAAACATTATGTATAGCAAACACTTTGCCTTCCTGGCTGACTTCTGGACCACCTTTGTGGAGATCCGGTGGCGTTTTGTCCTATTCTTCTTTATCGCCTCTTTCACCCTTAGCTGGTTCATTTTTGGCCTGCTATGGTACTGGATTGCCCGCAGTAATGGAGATTTGAAGTGGCAAAACCCCCCTGCAGAACATATTCCATGTGTTGATAATGTTGTAGGACTCACCACTGCTTTTCTCTACTCCCTTGAAACCCAGACAACAATTGGGTATGGTGGACGAGCGCTCACCCCAGTTTGCCCAGGTGCTGTGGCGCTTCTCATCATCCAGTCCCTCCTTGGAGCAATTATCAACTGCTTCATGTGTGGAGTCATCTTGTCCAAAATCTCTTTGCCTAAAAAGAGGGCTAAGACCATCACATTTAGTGACATGGCTgtcatcagccccaaaaatggTTCCCTCTGCTTATCGATCCGAGTGGCTAACCTGCGCAAGACCCTGATGATAGGAAGCCAGATCTATGGCAAACTACTGAGGACAACAAACACACCAGATGGGGAGACCATCATCATGGATCAAGTGAACATTGACTTCATGGTGGACGCTGGCAAGGACAACCTCTTCTTTGTATGTCCTCTCACACTGTATCACATGATCGACAAGAGCAGCCCATTCTTCGAGATGGCGGTGGACACACTCCACAAGCAAGAGTTTGAGTTGGTTGTCTTCTTAGATGGTACTGCAGAGTCTACCAGCTCTGCCTGCCAAGTCCGGACCTCCTTTATTCCTCATGAGATCATGTGGGGCTACAATTTCTTGCCCATCATCTCCAGAAGCAAAGAGGGCAAGTACAGGGTCGATTTCTCTAACTTTTCCAAGGTGGTCCCTGTGGCCACTGCACACTGTGCCTACTGTTTCCATAACATCAGGGGTCATCATCACCACTCCAGAGATGGACATGACAACCAAGGTTTTGACGTCATTGATATTGATCAGCCGAATGTCACCAAGATGTGA